One window of the Desulfonatronum sp. SC1 genome contains the following:
- a CDS encoding Dabb family protein: MIKHIVMWTLKDQAEGAGAEENGKKMKQMLEALNGKIPGLLHLEVGLDVFQASPAWQVVLYSELESRDALQVYQQHPEHQRCVEFVKKVVVDRSVVDYEI; this comes from the coding sequence ATGATTAAGCATATCGTGATGTGGACGTTGAAAGACCAGGCCGAAGGGGCCGGGGCGGAGGAGAACGGGAAGAAGATGAAGCAGATGTTGGAGGCGCTGAACGGCAAGATTCCGGGCCTGCTGCACCTGGAGGTCGGGCTGGATGTCTTTCAGGCTTCTCCGGCCTGGCAGGTTGTTCTATACTCCGAACTGGAATCTCGTGACGCCCTTCAAGTTTATCAACAGCATCCGGAGCATCAGCGCTGCGTGGAATTCGTGAAGAAGGTGGTCGTTGACCGGAGCGTGGTGGATTACGAGATATAG
- a CDS encoding glutamate synthase-related protein: MSKLIPSRSTTSSRPICEERDACAIIAFVDKRGRVTHANIVRTIEALKKMAHRSGDINDEGDGCGIMTDVPRELWSHRLLEAGLSPHLAESSGFFVGHLLLPRRIRERADDVLDTVRKTFALRGLDIVLELRGRTNDDELGPMARVETPLFWQVAGLVRQDVRIDSGRLLFKVMVELEDLEPDLHVASLSQDSVVYKVRGGPDLLQRVYPELRDPATRSKICLGHSRYSTNTLPTVERTQPFSILAHNGEINTIERLRGASRNLGIEPVPGGSDSQDLNRAVEGLIHRYGLELTEAFAMVFPAVHSEVEHYPEDLRKVYQTYRWFFPPSAQGPAAVIARHGDVCIGSVDALGLRPLWFGESDYNYYLSSEKGVVDLEDTATDPVPLAPGEKMAILSLTGRRAVVFNYRAFQRQLVRLMQGRSGLRERIGTLYQTVPEQPEGAFGLENLLDDGRSRMSPGEMVRENVLAALGWHKYDVEMRKKTATIIGGALIGSMGYQGPLACLSPEGLPNISEFFKENVAVVTNPAIDREREADHFTTRCILGDRPEIDNRERSGAVGLELRTPLLLGGCLDGRVCGSALSQLAAEFGTQTMDSVLSFFSGQGRDPGRVAVLDAVFEAKTDDPDSGPGSGPAGNGQGRLERRLTDLCLEARAAIDAGAVLLVLDDSRTFSDGLVYVDPGLALAVIGNYLEKHRLRRRCSLVVRSAAVRNLHDVMFLLGLGADAINPYMIWRMAREHATESRSAETVIRTTMDVLQKGMEKVMSTMGIHELCGYGRIFSSIGLAEDLAKIFKCANFCQSPDVGLSLSRLEKIAHVRLDRALRETSAQLWSTPARNTKVGRVMRRAATGVAGFREMAQELAALEQESPVALRHVLGFTRPSKAVPLAMSEVDISIGGHAMPLVIPAMSFGSQGENSFRSYAEAARILNIVCMNGEGGEIPDMLGKYRHNRGQQIASGRFGVHMAFLNSVDFLEIKIGQGAKPGEGGHLPGQKVTAMVAQARHCKPGIALISPSNHHDIYSIEDLAQIITELKTANPMARVSVKIPVTSGVGTIAVGVAKAGADIVTVSGFDGGTGAAREHSKKYVGLPAEIGVSQAHRALVESGLRDGVELWADGGLRSGADALKVIFLGADRVGMGTAALMGVGCISCQRCHLDTCPRGISTQLRTKADAEKRGVKGFTPLQAAAETGNLVRLFTCIGEEIRAILADLGVSRVRDVVGRTDFLAQSSHLDVVALTDILARPAMDGAVGPAGALRMVRKPLNVLTKLVADISLAEFADEQTHEVRYTDQHVRSVDRAMGTYLAGAVVRRFGDSGERRARLRLDSSVPGNGLCAFNIPGIEVMVDGGAQDGTAKSSFGGACGVFKGANLMGRRVDGSTGKSFAYGAIGGMLMVQNYADSRACIRMSGADAVFGARITSRVRDEEGNLAVRAHLKGFAFEYMTGGRAVILGDPGPWICSGMTGGVVYPCLYPEFGFDKAAIRRRLASGADVAVRDVTEQGLTDIRELVGRYVAELRATFQAEEALAVERLMAEAETRFVMIVPADKNPPKAE, encoded by the coding sequence GTGTCAAAGCTCATCCCATCCCGCAGTACCACTTCCAGCCGACCGATTTGCGAAGAGCGCGACGCCTGCGCGATTATCGCCTTCGTGGACAAACGCGGCCGCGTGACACATGCCAACATCGTCCGAACTATCGAGGCCTTGAAAAAGATGGCCCATCGATCCGGGGACATCAACGATGAGGGCGACGGGTGCGGGATCATGACCGACGTGCCGCGGGAACTGTGGAGCCACCGACTCCTGGAAGCCGGCTTGTCGCCCCATCTAGCCGAATCCAGTGGGTTTTTCGTGGGCCATCTGCTCCTGCCCCGACGGATCCGCGAGCGGGCCGACGACGTTCTGGACACGGTTCGCAAGACCTTTGCCCTGCGGGGGCTGGATATTGTTCTGGAGTTGCGGGGACGGACCAACGACGACGAGCTGGGGCCCATGGCCCGGGTTGAGACGCCGCTGTTCTGGCAGGTGGCCGGGCTGGTCCGCCAGGACGTGCGCATTGACTCCGGGCGATTGCTGTTCAAGGTGATGGTGGAGCTGGAAGATCTGGAACCGGACCTGCACGTGGCTTCGTTGTCCCAGGACAGCGTGGTCTACAAGGTCCGGGGCGGGCCGGATTTGCTGCAACGGGTCTATCCGGAGCTGCGCGATCCGGCCACCCGGTCCAAGATCTGCCTGGGTCACAGTCGTTATTCCACCAACACCCTGCCCACGGTGGAGCGCACCCAGCCATTTTCCATCCTGGCCCACAACGGCGAGATCAATACCATTGAGCGGCTGCGCGGGGCGTCGCGTAATCTGGGCATCGAGCCCGTGCCCGGGGGCAGCGATTCCCAGGACCTGAATCGGGCCGTCGAGGGCTTGATCCACCGTTACGGACTGGAACTCACCGAAGCCTTTGCCATGGTCTTCCCGGCGGTGCACAGTGAGGTGGAGCATTATCCCGAGGACCTGCGCAAGGTCTATCAAACTTACCGCTGGTTCTTCCCGCCATCGGCCCAGGGACCGGCCGCGGTCATCGCCCGGCACGGGGACGTCTGCATCGGCAGCGTGGACGCCCTGGGGCTGCGTCCGTTGTGGTTCGGCGAGAGCGACTACAACTATTATCTGTCCTCGGAAAAGGGCGTGGTGGATTTGGAGGACACGGCCACGGACCCCGTGCCCCTGGCTCCCGGGGAGAAAATGGCCATCCTGTCCCTGACCGGTAGGCGGGCAGTGGTGTTCAACTACCGGGCTTTTCAGCGCCAACTGGTTCGGCTGATGCAAGGCCGCAGCGGTTTGCGGGAGCGGATCGGCACGTTGTATCAAACTGTCCCGGAGCAGCCGGAGGGAGCTTTTGGTTTGGAAAACCTGCTCGACGACGGTCGGTCGCGGATGTCGCCGGGCGAAATGGTGCGGGAAAACGTGCTGGCGGCCCTGGGCTGGCACAAGTACGATGTGGAGATGCGCAAGAAAACGGCGACCATTATTGGCGGGGCGCTGATCGGCTCCATGGGCTACCAGGGGCCGCTGGCCTGCCTGAGCCCGGAAGGGTTGCCCAACATTTCCGAGTTTTTCAAGGAAAATGTGGCCGTGGTCACCAATCCGGCCATTGACCGGGAGCGGGAGGCCGACCATTTCACCACCCGCTGCATTCTCGGCGACCGGCCGGAGATTGACAACAGGGAGCGGTCCGGGGCCGTGGGGCTGGAACTGCGAACGCCGCTGCTGCTGGGCGGTTGCCTGGATGGCCGGGTCTGCGGATCGGCTCTGTCCCAGTTGGCCGCGGAGTTCGGCACCCAGACCATGGACTCCGTGCTTTCTTTTTTTTCGGGGCAGGGTCGGGACCCGGGCCGGGTGGCCGTCCTAGATGCGGTGTTCGAAGCTAAAACCGACGATCCAGACAGCGGGCCAGGCAGCGGACCTGCTGGCAACGGCCAAGGCCGCCTGGAGCGGCGTCTTACCGATTTATGTTTGGAGGCCAGGGCCGCCATCGACGCCGGGGCCGTGCTGCTGGTTCTGGACGATTCAAGGACGTTTTCCGACGGACTGGTATATGTCGATCCAGGCCTGGCCCTGGCCGTGATCGGCAATTATCTGGAAAAACACCGACTGCGGCGGCGCTGTTCATTGGTCGTGCGCAGCGCTGCCGTGCGCAACCTGCACGATGTGATGTTCCTGCTTGGACTGGGGGCGGATGCGATTAATCCGTACATGATCTGGCGTATGGCCCGGGAGCACGCCACGGAGAGCCGGTCGGCCGAGACCGTGATCCGGACCACCATGGACGTGCTTCAGAAGGGCATGGAAAAGGTCATGTCCACCATGGGCATCCATGAACTGTGCGGCTATGGTCGGATTTTTTCCTCCATCGGCCTGGCCGAGGATCTGGCGAAAATCTTCAAGTGCGCCAACTTCTGCCAGTCTCCGGATGTCGGCCTGTCCTTGTCCCGGCTGGAAAAAATCGCCCATGTCCGGCTGGACAGGGCTCTTCGGGAAACCTCGGCCCAACTCTGGAGCACCCCGGCCCGAAACACCAAGGTCGGGCGGGTGATGCGCCGGGCCGCCACCGGGGTGGCCGGATTTCGGGAGATGGCCCAGGAACTGGCCGCTTTGGAACAGGAGAGTCCAGTGGCCTTGCGGCACGTCCTGGGCTTTACGCGGCCCAGCAAGGCCGTGCCCCTGGCCATGAGCGAAGTGGACATCTCCATTGGCGGTCATGCCATGCCCCTGGTCATTCCGGCCATGAGCTTCGGCTCCCAGGGAGAGAACTCCTTCCGGAGCTACGCCGAGGCCGCCCGGATTCTGAACATCGTGTGCATGAACGGGGAGGGCGGGGAGATTCCGGACATGCTCGGCAAATACCGCCACAACCGGGGCCAGCAGATCGCCTCGGGCCGGTTCGGCGTGCACATGGCTTTTCTCAATTCCGTGGATTTTCTGGAAATCAAGATCGGTCAGGGGGCCAAGCCCGGCGAGGGCGGGCACCTGCCCGGCCAGAAGGTCACGGCCATGGTGGCCCAGGCCCGGCACTGCAAGCCGGGCATCGCCCTGATCTCCCCCTCCAATCATCACGACATCTATTCCATCGAGGATTTGGCCCAGATCATCACCGAGCTGAAGACCGCCAACCCCATGGCCAGGGTTTCGGTGAAGATCCCGGTGACCAGCGGAGTGGGCACCATTGCCGTGGGCGTGGCCAAGGCCGGGGCGGACATAGTCACGGTCTCCGGTTTCGACGGGGGCACGGGCGCGGCCCGGGAGCACAGCAAGAAGTATGTCGGCCTGCCCGCGGAGATCGGGGTGAGTCAAGCTCATCGGGCACTGGTGGAGTCTGGCCTGCGGGATGGCGTGGAACTGTGGGCCGACGGCGGGTTGCGCAGCGGCGCGGATGCCCTGAAGGTGATCTTCCTCGGCGCGGACCGGGTAGGCATGGGCACCGCGGCTCTGATGGGCGTGGGCTGCATCAGCTGCCAGCGCTGCCACCTGGACACCTGCCCCCGGGGCATCTCCACCCAGCTGCGGACCAAGGCCGACGCGGAAAAGCGCGGCGTGAAGGGATTTACTCCGCTGCAAGCGGCCGCGGAAACCGGCAACCTGGTGCGGCTGTTCACCTGTATCGGCGAGGAAATACGGGCCATTCTGGCCGACCTGGGCGTCAGCCGGGTTCGAGACGTGGTCGGGCGCACGGATTTTCTGGCCCAGAGCTCTCACCTCGACGTCGTGGCCCTGACGGACATCCTGGCCCGCCCGGCCATGGACGGCGCCGTCGGACCCGCCGGAGCCCTGCGCATGGTGCGCAAGCCGCTGAACGTCCTGACCAAACTGGTGGCGGACATCTCCCTGGCCGAGTTCGCCGACGAGCAGACCCATGAGGTCCGGTACACGGATCAGCACGTGCGCAGCGTGGACCGGGCCATGGGCACCTACCTGGCCGGGGCCGTGGTCCGCCGGTTCGGTGATTCCGGGGAGCGCCGGGCCAGATTGCGTCTGGACTCGTCGGTACCCGGCAACGGTCTGTGCGCCTTCAACATCCCGGGCATTGAAGTGATGGTGGATGGCGGGGCCCAGGACGGCACGGCCAAGAGCAGCTTTGGCGGGGCCTGCGGCGTGTTCAAGGGCGCGAACCTGATGGGCCGCCGGGTGGACGGGTCCACGGGGAAGAGCTTCGCCTACGGCGCCATCGGGGGGATGCTCATGGTCCAGAACTACGCCGACTCCCGGGCCTGCATTCGGATGTCCGGCGCGGACGCAGTGTTCGGAGCCCGGATCACGTCCAGGGTCCGGGATGAAGAGGGCAACCTGGCGGTGCGCGCCCACCTGAAAGGGTTTGCCTTCGAATACATGACCGGCGGGCGGGCCGTGATCCTCGGCGACCCCGGACCGTGGATCTGCTCCGGCATGACCGGCGGGGTGGTCTATCCATGCCTCTACCCGGAATTCGGATTCGACAAGGCCGCGATCCGACGGCGTCTGGCCAGCGGCGCGGACGTGGCCGTCCGGGACGTCACCGAACAGGGACTCACGGATATCCGCGAGCTGGTCGGCCGCTACGTGGCCGAACTCCGAGCCACCTTCCAAGCGGAGGAAGCCCTGGCGGTAGAGCGATTGATGGCCGAAGCCGAAACCCGTTTCGTGATGATCGTCCCGGCTGACAAGAATCCGCCCAAGGCGGAGTAG
- a CDS encoding putative DNA modification/repair radical SAM protein, whose protein sequence is MEKVSGLIAGSGKESNRGVPAFIHRPDLVRKVAILAESARYDVSCSSSGSKAVRQGATLGAPAHSGICHSWAADGRCISLLKILYTNVCEYNCAYCVNRGDNDLPRTTFTVGQLVDLTLNFYRRNYIEGLFLSSAVCRNPDWTMERMVRVAEDLRRMHGFGGYIHLKVIPGSAPELIQRAGLVADRLSVNIELPSEASLRSLAPQKTRDGVLLPMLRISELIGEATHDRRGLPARTAKGPVFAPAGQSTQLIVGASPEPDRQILRLAEALYGRFGLQRVYYSGYVPVSRDNRLPALSAPPLLREHRLYQADWLLRYYGFRSAELFDDQHEWLDEQLDPKAAWALRHPDLFPVEVNRALLEQLLRIPGIGVRSARRIIAARRFGPLHPEDLKKLGVVMKRARFFVTASGKFWQSETWNPARAENVLRGLEKPGAPRMKQLSLW, encoded by the coding sequence ATGGAGAAGGTCTCCGGTTTGATTGCGGGCAGCGGAAAGGAATCGAATCGCGGCGTCCCGGCGTTTATTCATCGACCGGACCTGGTCCGCAAGGTGGCCATCCTGGCCGAGTCGGCCCGCTACGACGTATCCTGTTCCTCCAGTGGGTCCAAGGCTGTTCGCCAAGGGGCGACCTTGGGCGCTCCGGCCCATTCCGGAATCTGTCACAGTTGGGCCGCGGACGGGCGGTGCATTTCCCTGCTCAAGATTCTGTATACCAACGTCTGCGAGTACAATTGCGCGTACTGCGTCAATCGCGGGGACAACGATCTGCCCCGGACCACGTTCACGGTCGGCCAACTCGTGGACCTGACCCTGAACTTTTATCGGCGAAATTACATCGAGGGCTTGTTTCTGAGTTCCGCGGTCTGCCGCAATCCGGACTGGACCATGGAGCGGATGGTCCGGGTGGCCGAAGATCTGCGTCGCATGCATGGCTTTGGCGGGTACATCCATCTGAAGGTCATCCCCGGCTCGGCGCCGGAACTGATCCAGCGGGCCGGTCTGGTCGCGGACAGGCTGAGCGTGAACATCGAGCTGCCCTCCGAGGCCTCCCTGCGCAGCCTGGCACCCCAAAAGACCCGGGACGGAGTGCTGCTGCCAATGCTCAGGATCAGCGAGCTGATCGGCGAAGCGACGCACGACCGGCGGGGGCTTCCGGCCCGGACCGCGAAAGGCCCGGTGTTCGCTCCCGCCGGGCAAAGCACGCAGCTTATCGTGGGAGCCAGTCCGGAACCGGACCGGCAGATTTTGCGGCTGGCCGAGGCCCTGTACGGGCGGTTCGGGCTGCAACGGGTCTACTACAGCGGCTACGTTCCGGTCAGCCGGGATAATCGCCTGCCCGCCCTGAGCGCGCCGCCGTTGCTCCGGGAGCACCGTTTGTACCAGGCGGACTGGCTGTTGCGGTATTACGGCTTTCGGAGCGCGGAGCTTTTCGACGACCAGCACGAATGGCTGGACGAGCAACTCGATCCCAAGGCCGCCTGGGCCCTGCGCCATCCGGACCTGTTTCCCGTGGAGGTTAACCGGGCTCTTCTGGAGCAGCTCCTGCGCATCCCCGGCATCGGGGTCCGTTCGGCCCGAAGAATCATCGCGGCCCGCCGCTTCGGCCCCCTGCATCCCGAAGACCTCAAAAAGCTCGGCGTGGTCATGAAACGAGCCCGCTTCTTCGTCACGGCCAGCGGCAAATTCTGGCAAAGCGAAACCTGGAATCCGGCCCGGGCCGAAAACGTGCTCCGCGGCCTGGAAAAGCCTGGTGCGCCGAGGATGAAGCAGTTGTCGCTTTGGTAA
- the htpX gene encoding protease HtpX codes for MKRIALFLITNIAILVVLSIVLSLLGFTGILDETGRGLDYGSLLVFAAVFGFGGSFISLAISKWMAKRLTGAKVITSPRNQAEAWLVETVKNQAARAGIGMPEVAVYDSDAPNAFATGMSKNNALVAVSTGLMRSMTQDEVEAVLAHEVSHVANGDMVTLTLIQGVVNTFVIFISRVVGYFVDRVILKNEEGLGLGFFITSIVAQIVFGILASVVVLYFSREREYRADAGGAKLAGREKMIAALEKLKRGAQEPLPEQMSAFGINGKPEGHGLKLLFMTHPPLDDRIAALRRQNIQ; via the coding sequence ATGAAACGGATTGCATTGTTTTTAATCACCAACATCGCCATCCTCGTGGTCTTGAGCATCGTCCTTTCCTTGCTCGGCTTCACGGGCATTCTTGATGAAACGGGCAGGGGTCTGGACTATGGTAGCTTGCTGGTCTTCGCCGCTGTTTTCGGCTTCGGAGGTTCGTTCATCTCCCTGGCCATATCCAAATGGATGGCCAAGCGCCTGACCGGGGCCAAGGTCATCACCTCGCCGCGCAATCAGGCCGAGGCCTGGCTTGTGGAAACCGTGAAAAATCAGGCGGCCCGTGCCGGCATCGGCATGCCTGAAGTGGCCGTTTACGACTCCGACGCTCCCAATGCCTTTGCCACGGGCATGAGCAAGAACAACGCCCTGGTGGCGGTGAGCACCGGGCTGATGCGCTCCATGACCCAGGACGAGGTGGAAGCGGTTCTGGCCCACGAGGTCAGTCACGTGGCCAACGGGGACATGGTCACCCTGACTCTGATCCAGGGCGTGGTGAACACCTTCGTGATCTTCATCTCCCGAGTCGTGGGCTACTTCGTGGACCGGGTCATCCTCAAGAACGAGGAAGGTCTGGGGCTGGGTTTTTTCATTACCAGCATCGTGGCCCAGATCGTTTTCGGCATCCTGGCCAGCGTCGTGGTGCTCTACTTCAGCCGTGAACGGGAATACCGGGCCGACGCAGGCGGTGCCAAGCTGGCCGGACGGGAAAAAATGATCGCGGCCCTGGAAAAGCTGAAACGGGGTGCTCAGGAACCGCTTCCGGAGCAGATGTCCGCCTTCGGCATCAACGGCAAACCCGAAGGCCACGGCCTGAAGTTGCTGTTCATGACCCACCCGCCGCTGGATGATCGAATCGCCGCCCTGAGGCGACAAAATATTCAGTAG
- a CDS encoding TIGR03915 family putative DNA repair protein, protein MQQTLRIFSYDNSFDGLLCAFAAADGEGLERCGFQVGVGGRPRLWPPTPVPVHAQTAAQFLERLRQAGGEGTVQHVMYVFLAEVKDTEQPLYEFARLTLRAGRNVLGMRTNAAVRRVVDWKAKVGKEAHRVTGLLRFMELQDGTLYARFEPDHNVLPFVTPHFQRRFPRENWVIHDLRRGLAVAWDGQTLHPVVGVPDNVDALLSQREIAFQDLWREYVQSLAVPERRNPALQRRFMPRRYWKHLVERPD, encoded by the coding sequence GTGCAGCAAACCCTACGCATCTTCTCCTACGACAACAGCTTTGACGGGCTGCTGTGCGCCTTTGCCGCGGCGGATGGGGAAGGGCTGGAGCGGTGCGGTTTTCAGGTTGGGGTTGGGGGTCGGCCGAGGTTGTGGCCGCCGACGCCGGTTCCGGTTCATGCCCAGACGGCCGCTCAATTCCTAGAGCGTTTGCGCCAAGCGGGTGGAGAGGGAACGGTTCAACACGTGATGTACGTGTTTCTGGCCGAGGTTAAGGACACCGAACAACCGCTGTACGAGTTCGCGCGCTTGACGCTGCGGGCCGGTAGAAACGTTCTGGGAATGCGGACCAACGCCGCCGTGCGCCGGGTGGTGGACTGGAAGGCCAAGGTCGGCAAGGAGGCGCACCGCGTCACCGGCCTGCTGCGGTTCATGGAATTGCAAGACGGAACCCTGTACGCCCGCTTCGAGCCGGACCACAATGTGTTGCCGTTCGTGACGCCCCATTTTCAACGCCGCTTTCCCCGTGAGAACTGGGTGATCCACGACCTACGCCGCGGGCTGGCCGTGGCCTGGGACGGTCAGACCCTGCACCCGGTGGTCGGGGTTCCGGACAACGTTGACGCCCTGCTCAGCCAACGTGAAATCGCGTTCCAGGATCTCTGGCGGGAATATGTTCAGTCCCTGGCCGTGCCCGAACGTCGTAACCCAGCCTTGCAGCGCCGCTTCATGCCCCGGCGGTATTGGAAGCATCTGGTGGAGCGCCCGGATTGA
- a CDS encoding cysteine hydrolase family protein produces MSGFFSPALLIVDMQNDFVLPDALAAVAGARETIPVIAALAEHARKRSWPVIHVVREHRPDGSDVEYTRQELFQNGVGICVAGTPGARIVAELMPRSGDYVLTKQRFSAFLGTELDLLLRRLRAETLIVAGTQYPNCIRATAMDALGRDYRVIVATDACSAQTERIAANNIEDMRNMGMMCIPFQELINLSEEKLL; encoded by the coding sequence GTGTCCGGTTTTTTTAGTCCCGCTCTGTTGATCGTGGACATGCAGAACGATTTCGTTTTGCCCGACGCCCTGGCCGCCGTTGCCGGGGCCAGGGAGACCATTCCAGTCATCGCCGCGCTGGCGGAGCATGCCCGGAAGCGATCCTGGCCGGTGATCCACGTGGTTCGGGAACACCGGCCCGACGGCAGCGACGTGGAATATACCCGGCAAGAGCTGTTTCAGAACGGCGTGGGCATCTGCGTGGCCGGGACGCCCGGGGCGCGGATCGTGGCGGAGCTGATGCCGCGCTCCGGCGATTACGTGTTGACCAAACAGCGTTTCAGCGCGTTTTTGGGTACGGAGCTGGATTTACTGTTGCGTCGTCTGCGAGCGGAGACGCTGATCGTAGCCGGAACCCAGTATCCCAACTGCATCCGGGCTACGGCCATGGACGCCCTGGGCCGGGACTACCGGGTGATCGTGGCCACGGACGCCTGCTCCGCCCAGACCGAGCGGATCGCGGCGAACAATATCGAGGACATGCGCAATATGGGCATGATGTGCATTCCGTTTCAGGAATTGATCAATCTTTCAGAGGAGAAGCTGCTGTGA
- a CDS encoding type II toxin-antitoxin system HicB family antitoxin, producing MQTLEYKNYMARVDFDARDNILVGRITEIEDMVSFHASTTEELNVAFVEAVEDYLSTCKAMGKPPSRTMSDKVTI from the coding sequence ATGCAGACGCTTGAATATAAAAACTACATGGCTCGAGTCGACTTCGACGCCCGCGACAACATTCTGGTTGGCCGCATCACCGAAATTGAAGATATGGTGAGCTTCCACGCATCCACAACTGAAGAACTGAACGTGGCCTTTGTGGAAGCGGTTGAGGATTACCTTTCGACATGCAAGGCAATGGGCAAGCCGCCTAGTAGAACCATGTCCGATAAGGTAACTATCTGA
- a CDS encoding ribonuclease H-like domain-containing protein, giving the protein MLTNTFCHLPRIGNVTERKIWEVGIPSWEEARTNGGRHPKLFSKAALETLEESEDRLGNGEVDWFAQRLPRNETWRLCSHFTDRAAFVDIETTSGPGQVHITTIALYDGKRLRTYVHGRNLEAFCDDIREYSLLVTFNGRCFDAPIIQRELQTPLPEAHVDLRFVLRSLGMKGGLKSCEKQMGLGRNDLEGLDGYFAVLLWHEYQATGDERALQTLLAYNAADVLSMPVLLAHAYEAKLRETPFFTASPPRPEIPKNPHQACPEIIQRIRKRFGLRFLPKMR; this is encoded by the coding sequence ATGCTCACCAATACCTTCTGCCATCTGCCCCGCATCGGCAACGTCACGGAACGAAAAATCTGGGAGGTCGGCATCCCGTCCTGGGAAGAAGCCCGGACCAACGGCGGGCGACATCCGAAACTGTTCTCCAAGGCCGCGCTGGAAACTTTGGAAGAATCAGAGGACCGGCTGGGTAACGGGGAAGTGGATTGGTTCGCCCAGCGTCTGCCACGGAATGAAACTTGGCGGCTGTGCTCACATTTCACGGACCGCGCGGCCTTCGTGGACATCGAGACCACCAGCGGACCGGGGCAAGTGCACATCACCACCATTGCCCTGTACGACGGCAAACGCCTGCGCACCTACGTCCACGGTCGGAACCTGGAAGCATTTTGCGACGATATCCGGGAATACTCCCTGCTGGTGACCTTCAACGGCCGTTGCTTCGACGCCCCGATCATCCAGCGCGAACTTCAGACTCCGCTACCCGAGGCTCATGTGGACCTGCGCTTCGTGTTGCGCTCCCTGGGGATGAAAGGCGGCCTGAAATCCTGCGAAAAACAGATGGGCTTGGGAAGGAACGACCTGGAAGGACTGGACGGATACTTCGCCGTGCTGCTCTGGCACGAATACCAGGCAACCGGCGATGAACGGGCCCTGCAAACCTTGCTGGCCTACAACGCAGCGGACGTGCTCTCCATGCCGGTCCTGCTGGCCCACGCCTACGAGGCCAAACTTCGGGAAACCCCGTTCTTCACCGCCTCGCCACCCCGCCCGGAAATCCCGAAAAACCCTCACCAAGCTTGCCCGGAAATCATCCAACGCATCCGCAAGCGCTTCGGCCTGCGGTTTCTGCCGAAAATGCGCTAG
- a CDS encoding TIGR04219 family outer membrane beta-barrel protein, with protein sequence MTKFWAALAACIVLILPGWAGAAGFEAAVGVWHQSPSGDVTYKGQTGHDRLDLESSLGLDDKTGLLFRARLETPLILPNIGFMATPTTFSGKGTAKGSFTFGNQTFSADAPIDGKLRLNQYDVSLFYGIPGLKAATLGMFNVDLGLNLRLMDVDIEVRQEQAGLSESESLLLPVPTLYAGASLRPLDFFALEAEARGVTYAGNHFYSLIGRVRFDPLDHLFLAGGYRYDSISIDEKGLKADVDISGPFAEIGISF encoded by the coding sequence GTGACCAAGTTTTGGGCCGCTTTGGCGGCGTGCATCGTGCTAATTCTTCCCGGATGGGCCGGGGCCGCGGGGTTCGAGGCGGCGGTGGGCGTCTGGCATCAGTCCCCCTCCGGGGACGTGACCTACAAGGGCCAGACGGGCCATGATCGGCTCGACCTGGAAAGCAGCCTGGGACTGGACGACAAGACCGGTCTGCTCTTCCGCGCTCGGCTGGAAACCCCGCTGATCCTCCCCAATATCGGATTCATGGCCACGCCGACGACCTTTTCGGGCAAGGGGACGGCCAAAGGGAGCTTCACCTTCGGGAACCAGACTTTTTCAGCGGATGCGCCCATCGACGGCAAGCTGCGGCTGAACCAGTACGACGTGAGCCTGTTCTACGGAATCCCGGGGCTGAAGGCGGCGACCCTGGGCATGTTCAACGTGGATTTGGGGCTGAACCTGCGGCTGATGGACGTGGATATCGAGGTCCGTCAGGAGCAGGCCGGGCTTTCCGAGTCCGAAAGCCTGCTTCTGCCCGTACCCACGCTCTACGCCGGAGCCAGCCTGCGGCCCCTGGACTTCTTCGCCCTTGAGGCCGAGGCCCGCGGCGTGACCTACGCCGGAAACCATTTCTACAGCCTCATCGGCCGGGTGCGCTTCGATCCCCTGGACCACCTCTTTCTTGCCGGCGGGTACCGTTACGACTCCATCTCCATCGACGAAAAAGGCCTCAAGGCCGACGTGGACATCAGCGGCCCGTTCGCGGAGATCGGGATCAGCTTTTGA